In Anolis sagrei isolate rAnoSag1 chromosome 9, rAnoSag1.mat, whole genome shotgun sequence, the following proteins share a genomic window:
- the LOC137097616 gene encoding E3 ubiquitin-protein ligase TRIM33-like, whose amino-acid sequence MLAIDADFPVSRGLNPKRLLVLQEKDEEFQFLRCGGCSSEVSNPKLLPCLHNLCTQCLQETPCALCKSPHPPYKDLPDNFLFSTLQADLKKREEIRERKEWPCSGTKRGTDDPCGTQSELWCPACNEFLCQACYESCPKFVKCKNHKTWKLEDIGSKTRKEFLLENQKRMTSCPKGEHKKNIARLTCDECPQFLCKDCMSKTNRKHSEKHCDDEEIQEKRKELKESTAKKKKSYDDTKAILVEMIKKKKSSCETAKAEIRDRVEKMVKKLRKKEEEFLADIEKQYEQEVQDEKGMLQETNNALEKVSSCEAMINALEFCFYNQYFMDMHPTIEGFLKDCKEMQPPVVDPQVHVENFVEIRNQCRAWCDEVTRTIDVHSGKVSAKRKHIGEEGSPLKVARREGMAEPLSPASSHSQEEGRTHPRSEGSHLATEKPPGPGEGVTSDQRGESPSSASSHAAYLCDRITVYERTRSLRSSGEALLAIPPASQGTERGSSPLLPSPTGSWQPGRPSAVLNLPIKKRHFHITLGRLPSPAISSRAECNPSRPSSAQLDFHPEEVHAAGNPSREPPLSAQGSHAEDLEDVQEHGGSALALHSQSFQSQGSSPILMELEHPTSQDDSQKTLQNFRKQLDTLIEKVRNVRTSIEKKEKIFKQVMSNVVSPEKDVMALGHDERTRLSPSVQGFPDQAGTPPPWADRGALARGRQWPGRGARGGRRRRRGLWLGSPPGLNAVDAQVSAVTRRTFALLKLVRPLQLHLMKSELASVVHALVTSRLDYCNVLYVGLPLKTAQKLQLFPAPPTTPPPHPSAEVSLKHLCAPLSLLEPGRPRGSDHGVAPACEDADPDIVPDDGPSTSSAAGVPSALAEDQPAPGHQEKNARSPGEASHTTFNRTQEIHVQQETVVFFDLKLLSQHVIHLVAKAEETRTFSVTILPRDKGKNGLYDIGLDPFLDYLQSLHRPILVGFKIWSMGLLVLAKDLKILKKEDRFEASIAGFLDVLPLLKDKITILDRDTLTDLDHKYLDGQFRSTEPSGGAKILEKLCAVWEINPLVIKNAVVPYSILQFSRPSNSS is encoded by the exons GAAAAGGACGAAGAATTCCAGTTTCTTCGGTGTGGGGGCTGCTCGTCGGAGGTTTCGAACCCCAAACTCCTGCCTTGCCTTCACAATCTCTGCACCCAATGCCTCCAGGAGACCCCCTGCGCTCTCTGCAAGTCCCCACACCCTCCATACAAAGACCTGCCGGACAATTTCCTCTTCTCAACGCTCCAGGCTGACTTGAAGAAACGAGAGGAGATCCGCGAGAGAAAGGAGTGGCCCTGCAGCGGCACCAAGCGCGGCACCGACGACCCCTGCGGCACCCAAAGTGAGTTGTGGTGCCCCGCGTGCAATGAGTTCCTCTGCCAAGCATGTTATGAAAGCTGCCCAAAGTTTGTTAAATGCAAAAACCATAAAACCTGGAAATTGGAGGACATTGGGAGCAAAACACGCAAGGAATTTCTCTTGGAGAACCAGAAGCGGATGACCTCTTGCCCCAAAGGAGAACACAAAAAAAACATTGCAAG ACTCACCTGCGACGAATGCCCGCAGTTCTTGTGCAAGGACTGCATGTCGAAGACGAACCGCAAACATTCCGAGAAGCATTGTGACGATGAAGAAATCCAGGAGAAGCGGAAAGAACTCAAGGAGTCGACTGCGAAGAAGAAAAAGAGCTACGATGACACAAAAGCCATCCTCGTGGAAATgatcaagaagaagaagagcagttGCGAAACGGCCAAGGCTGAAATCAGGGACCGGGTGGAGAAGATGGTGAAGAAGCTgcggaagaaggaggaagagttcCTCGCGGATATCGAGAAGCAGTATGAACAAGAAGTCCAGGACGAGAAGGGGATGTTGCAGGAGACAAACAACGCCTTGGAGAAGGTCAGCTCCTGCGAAGCGATGATCAACGCCTTGGAGTTCTGCTTCTATAACCAGTACTTCATGGACATGCATCCGACCATCGAAGGCTTCCTGAAGGACTGCAAAGAGATGCAGCCACCAGTCGTAGACCCTCAGGTCCATGTGGAGAACTTCGTTGAGATAAGAAATCAGTGCCGGGCTTGGTGCGACGAGGTGACCCGCACCATAG aTGTCCACTCAGGAAAGGTATCAGCAAAGAGGAAGCACATTGGAGAAGAAGGGAGTCCACTAAAAGTGGCCAGGCGTGAAGGGATGGCAGAGCCACTCAGCCCTGCCAGCAGTCATTCGCAGGAAGAAGGACGGACCCATCCTCGCTCTGAAGGGAGTCACTTGGCGACAGAGAAGCCCCCTGGCCCCGGAGAAGGGGTCACCAGTGACCAGCGGGGAGAGAGTCCATCTTCAGCATCCTCTCATGCAG cctacctgtgtgaccgcatcacCGTCTATGAACGCACacgttctcttcgttcatccggagaggccctgctcgcgattccacctgcgtcgcag GGAACGGAACGTGGCTCCTCACCTCTCCTGCCTTCTCCCACAGGGTCGTGGCAACCGGGACGTCCTTCTGCAGTCCTGAATTTGCCTATAAAGAAGAGGCACTTCCATATCACTCTAGGAAGGTTGCCTTCCCCTGCCATTTCCTCCCGTGCGGAATGCAATCCGTCCAGGCCATCTTCAGCGCAACTGGACTTCCACCCGGAGGAGGTCCACGCTGCGGGAAACCCGTCCAGGGAGCCACCACTCTCGGCTCAGGGATCTCACGCTGAGGATCTTGAGGATGTTCAGGAGCACGGTGGTTCCGCCTTGGCCTTGCATTCCCAAAGCTTCCAGTCCCAGGGTAGTTCTCCCATTTTAATGGAGCTGGAACACCCGACGAGCCAGGATGATTCCCAAAAGACTCTCCAGAATTTCCGGAAACAACTGGACACCTTGATCGAGAAGGTGCGAAACGTGAGAACCAgcatagaaaagaaagaaaagatcttCAAGCAAGTGATGTCGAATGTCGTGAGCCCAGAAAAAGATGTGATGGCGTTGGGACATGACGAGAGAACCCGGCTTTCCCCCTCGGTCCAGGGATTCCCGGACCAAGCTGGCACACCCCCTCCCTGGGCGGATCGTGGAGCTCTAGCACGTGGGAGACAGTGGCCTGGGCGTGGGGCTCGTGGGGGCAGAAGGCGGCGCAGAG GTCTGtggcttgggagtcctcctggactcaacgctgttgatgctcaggtgtcggcggtgactAGGAGGACCTTTGCActactcaaacttgtgcgcccaCTGCAACTACACCTCATGAAGTCTGAATTGGCCagcgtggtccacgccttggttacatccagactggactactgcaatgtcctctatgtggggctgcccttgaagacagcccagaagctccaactg TTCCCTGCCCCACCCACGactcctcctcctcacccttcTGCTGAAGTGTCACTCAAGCATCTCTGTGCTCCTCTTTCCTTGCTAGAACCGGGCAGGCCCAGGGGTTCAGATCACGGTGTTGCACCTGCGTGTGAAGATGCCGATCCAGACATTGTCCCTGATGATGGACCATCCACCTCATCTGCAGCTGGCGTCCCATCGGCCTTGGCAG AAGACCAACCTGCTCCAGGACATCAGGAGAAGAACGCCAGGTCACCAGGAGAGGCTTCTCACACCACATTCAACCGCACCCAGGAGATTCATGTACAACAAGAGACGGTGGTGTTCTTTGACCTGAAGTTGCTCT CTCAACATGTCATTCACCTGGTTGCTAAAGCTGAAGAGACACGCACCTTCTCGGTCACAATTCTGCCACGTGACAAAGGGAAAAATGGACTCTACGACATAGGGCTGGACCCCTTCCTTGACTACCTCCAGTCCCTTCATCGGCCCATTTTAGTGGGGTTCAAGATCTGGTCTATGGGCCTTCTGGTTTTGGCCAAAGATCTGAAGATCCTCAAAAAAGAGGACCGCTTTGAAGCCTCCATCGCTGGTTTCCTAGACGTCCTTCCGCTTCTTAAAGATAAAATCACCATTTTGGATCGAGATACACTGACGGACTTAGACCATAAGTATTTGGATGGACAGTTTCGTAGTACCGAACCTTCCGGCGGTGCCAAGATTCTAGAGAAACTGTGCGCCGTTTGGGAAATCAATCCCTTGGTGATAAAGAATGCCGTGGTGCCTTATTCCATCTTGCAATTTAGTCGTCCCTCCAACTCCTCCTGA